The following is a genomic window from Lysinibacillus sp. G4S2.
ATAGATTGTAGACTCCCTTTTTCGCGATGGATTAAATCTTTGAATGTGTACTTTGATGAAAAAATGAAATCCTTTACCAATTGGTTGTAATTGCTTTTTCCATATAAAGAATGTCTGTATCGAACCACTAATTTAGTAACAAATAATAAATCGTTTAACCAATTTTTTTGAGTCAATGATAGGTCAATAGTTCTCAATCGCTGAACAACCTTTTTTTGATTTCGTTCTTCACTTTCTTTCAGAACAAAATCGTATTGACACTTCAACCCTTTTTTCATGTTAACAACTTGACCACAACCAAAATAACTATGCACTAGCTGTGGATATTTTTTAATGAACATTAAGCCTAGGACACTTCCCCACGAGTGCCCCAAAAGATAAACTTTTTCTTGGTTAAATGTTTCTAACAAATAATGAATTAAACTGTGTAGGTCTTCTATATAAGTTTCAATAGATATTTGTTCCTCTTCAGAAAATTTATAATACGATTTTCCAGCCCCTCTTTGTTCCCAGACTACAACATTAAACGTTTTTCCAAGTTCTGAGTTATATTTATACATCAGTGGTAAAGCCGCATCACCTGGACCACCATGCAAATAAACTAAAAGAGGTAGATTGTTATCTTCACCAAAAATAGAAATAAATTGTTCGGAAGAGCCTATTTGTATATACTTAGACACTTGAGTTTTCATTTTCTTCTCCTACCTTACTATCTATATGTTAAGAAAGCTTACTACTGTCGTTAAAACGATGACGTGGAATCGCCATCTCAATCCCAATCACTCCTAGGCGCAAGCATAGCCATGACGAAAACAACGTAACGTTTGTGCATGGCGAATCGTTTTCCCTTGGCAAATTGGACATGCTACTGAATAAGCACATACAGTAATAGGAAATACATTTGGTTCTTCATCAGATGAAAAAGAAACTTCGAAAAAAGATGGTAACGGTAATAGCATTTTAATAAACTTGGAATACAAAGTGAAAACTCCTCTCGTGGTTTGTCTGGACAACAATTACGATACGTGAGTTTTCGCTTTTTTTCTATAGTAAAATGTAAAATTATTGAATTAATAGAAAATCAACCACAAGTTTTGGTAAAGAGCCAATTAATTACCATGAAAAAATCCAATGATTTGTTATATCGATGAGTTCGCTTTATGCAAAGTTAACGATTGTGCAATCGTAAATTTTGTCATCTCCAACTGACTTACTAAAATGAAAAATCCCGATTATCAAATATATGATAATCGGGTATTTGTATAGTTCAAAATTATAAAAGTTCTTTACGTAAGTCAGCAGCTGATTTTGGTGATAACAGACCGAATGGGATATCGAATACTGTTTTTGCACCTTTATCTCCAGCTTGGCTTAAACGATGTGCCGCACGTGCATAGGCAACAAGAACACTTGACGTGAAGTTTGGATTACTTTCAAGTTTTAATGAGAATTCAAGAATTTGTTGATCGTTAGCGCCACTTTCACCACTACGAATGACGAATCCACCATGAGGCATACCTGTGTGGTTCGCTTTAAATTCCTCTTCAGAAATAAAGTTTACTGTTGTATCATACTCATCAAAATAGTTTGGCATTGTCACAATCTCTTGCTCAACTTTTACTGCATCTGCACCTTCCTCAAGTACAACCCAACATTCACGTGCATGTTTTTCACGTGTTGTCAGCTCAGGATTTTCACCGTTACGAACACGTTCTACAGCCTCTTTAATCGGTAATGTGTATTGTACAGCATTTTTAACACCTTCGATGCGTCGTACAGCATCTGAGTGACCTTGACTTAAACCATCTCCCCAGAATGTATAAGTTGTACCTACTGGTAGAACTGATTCCCCAAGTACACGATTTAATGAGAATAAACCCGGATCCCAGCCAACTGAAATGACTGATACTTTGCCAGATTTTTGTGCCGCTTCATCTACAGCTTCGAAAAACTCAGGAATTTTCGCATGTGTATCAAAACTATCAATTGTATTAAACCATTGTGCAAAGTGTGGTCCTTGCTCTGGTAAATCAGTTGCAGAGCCACCACATAAAATCATTACATCAATGTCATTTTGGAATTTTTCAGCATCATCCACTAAATACACGCTTGCATTACTTGCGATGTTTACAGTTGAAGGATCACGACGTGTGAATACAGCTACTAATTCCATATCTGGATTTTGTGAAATTGCATATTCCACTCCGCGCCCTAAATTTCCATAACCTACAATACCTACTCGAATTGAACTCATTAAAATTCCTCCTCACGATTACGTGACTATGTGAAGTCCTTCACGTTAAATCTACTTACAATAATACGTTGTGTTATAAAAATTCACAATAGTTTGAGTACGTGTTTTTTTCTAAAAATTATACAAATTTTCTATGATTTCTATTCGTCAAAGGCATGAATACGGTTACATATTACTAAATTGATTTACTAACCTTTAAGTTTTCGTAAAAGCCTTGTAAATGAAGACTTTTCTCACAACATGTCTTGTACAATAAAACTAACGACAAAGGGGGCATGTTGAATGAAAAGTAATTGTTACTCACCAAGCACAACATTGGAACAAGGAGAATTACTTGCTAGTCCATTCCGAAATGCACAAAAATCTGCTAAAGCTCATAGTACAAACACCGAAACTAAGGCAATGGTTAAAAGATTTTCACCTAACAAACACCAATGTATAGGCGTTATACCTTTTGGCGTTACGGAAGAAACCCTAGATCCATCCATACAAAAACAAAGAAGCAATGAGATTAACTCTTATCATAGCGGCAAAGAAATTGCGCGCTGGTTGATTAAAAAAAGTGAATATAATAAGGCTAGGACTGACTAAACCTGAAATACGTTTCCTTACTTCTTCAGCATAGGATCGAGGTTCCCTAGTCTTTTGCACTTTATTTGGACACTATCTTTATACAAAAAAGTTACATTTAACTTGTTTTTCGACATGTTTTAAGTTGGTGTAGAGCTAGAGATTCAAGATGCTTTATTGGTTTAAAAGGAGTAAAAACGGAGAATCAATATATATTATGAGATTTTTAGACTTGTTAGGAGATAGTAGCTTAAATCGATTATGACTCTGCATACTTGCATCTGGAGGCTTTAACTTATTTCAGCGAATGTTTGGACACCCACTGAAAAATAATTAAAACCTGAATTCATCTCATCTTCTATAGAGGTAAGAGACTTCTGTAACTGTGTTGCACTTACGTTACAAAACAACATTTGTAACTGACGTTTTGCTTTCGCTACAAAAACATATACTGAAAGAATTTATATCTGACTTGTTTACAAGAGAATAGAGCCGAAAAAACTCGCTATCAAGCTTTTTTCGGCATAACTTGTATTTTCAAAAACTATTAAAACATATTTTTCACATTTACGAAGTAAGTCACTTATTGTCATTTATCGATAATATTGACTCTTTTTTATTTCTTTTACTGATACTCTTATTTTCCAAAGCTCTTTAGCTAACTGAAATACTTCTTCATCATCGCCATCTTCAATTGCAATTTTCCTTGCTTTAAATAGAGCATTCGCAGTAGGTGATAGATCAGGACAATCTACTACCCACTTTTTATAATCTTCTTTAAATGGCTCACTATCACTCCAACGATAATCATGTTTTAAAAATGCAGCACCCACTGTATTTTTATTCAGCTCTTGTTTAAATCGGAAAAGTTCTTTCTCATCATTACCTAATAATACTATTTGCTTTCCATCCATAAAAACAAGTGAGATATCTTTCTTTTTAAAGTTCATTTCATCATTTCTAAGTTTTAAAATAATTTTGTCATCGTCTATTGTCATTTCTAAACTTTCATGAAAAGACCAAATAGTTAATGCGATTCCCGCAATCAAACCAAGAGCCATAGTGATGAAACCTACCCATGCTCCATGATAAGATGCAATAAAATTTAAAGGTCCTTGAAAAGGTACCCATGGTAAAGTACTAGCCCATTTAGCAATACTCGGAAGAAACCATCCTAGCACTAAACCGATAAGTGGGAAGCCAACCCACATTATAACTTTATCGGTTTTTGAAAAATTTAATATTGTATGATTATTACTCATTAAAGTCCACCCTTTTAAAATAAAACTCTAGTAATGGCTTTTCTTTATTTTGCCATGACATATAGTTGAATAACGCTAATAAAGTTGTTATTTAAAAACACCACACACTTTCTTCTATGACCCTCTCTAAAAATTTCTCCCGCGTATAGTTATTAATATGTAATTATGTTTAAAAATTACATCCCTCCAAAAACTTGTTGCCCCTACTTTTTTTCACCATTATAAACGTTTTTCACCAGACAATAGTAAATAATACCATCTATAGAGGTTGACCGTCAAAAAAAGGTTTTTGTTATTTCCCAATTACATTGTTTCCTTGAAATGAAACTTTGGACTGTTCATGTATTTGTTGTTTATGACCTTTAAAAGCTACTACATTCTTTCCTCACTGTATTTCCTGAGCCAATTCGGAAAGACGCTCTTCATTTATAATGTGATAGCCATTCTTTTTCTTTTCTAAAATTTGTTCTTCGCAAAATTGCGCAAGTACGTATAATAAATGTCGATAAGACACCCCTAAATATTCACAGATTTCAGTATGCTTTTCTTTATAGACTCCTTGATCTGACGATAATTGGATAAAGGCTGCAAGTCGATTTTCAAGTGGATATGCTTGATTTTGTGTATATTTAGAAGTCATATTTGTCGCCTTTTCCCCTAAAAACACACAGAGATTACGTAAAAAAAGCACATCGTTGAGTAATTTTTCTTTACACGACTGTTTAATAGAGTAACAAATCGTTTCGGTCAACGTTTGGATCCCCTTCGTATATCTCGCTTCATTTAGCAATTCAATTTCCCCCATAAAACGCGGTGCCTCTAGATACTCGATAAGCGAGACTTTACCGTTTTTATGCGTCATATATAGTTTCGTTTTTCCTTCGATCATGTAGTACAGCGTATCTGGAAATGATCCTTCTTTAAAAATCCATTCGCCTTTTTCAAATTTACATACTTCCAGAAATGGATCAATATCAAAGGAGAAAAAATCATCAATCGGATATTTTTCCAAATAGTTGGAACGTTCTTCAGCTGTCAGTATATGCATTTTTTACTCTCTCCTAAGATAAAATATGAGATATCTCACATTATTGTAGCGTTGAACGTGCTATTATTCAACATAGTTAATGGAGGTACGTAAAATTATGAACAATCAACGATGGCTTTCTCAAAATTTCTTTGCATTTTTTATTACATGGGGTATTTTCTTACCTTACTGGACAGGTTGGCTTGTAGATGTTAAACATCTTACAGTATCACAGGCAAGTGTTGTGATGGGCTGTGGTCTTTTAGCACGAGCTATTTCAAATCTTTTTTTCTTCCCGACTCTTGCAAAATATGTGCACAATAAGCGACTAATTAGCATACTAGCAATAGGTGCACTAATTACAACTTTCCTTTACATACCAAGCACAAGCTTCATCTCGCTTCTTATCGTTACCCTGTTATTTAACGTTTTTTATCCAGCTTTGCTACCTGCTGTTGAAAGTAGTGCAGCAACACTAGTACAGCATGGTCATGTACACTATGGTAAAAGCCGCTCATATGGCTCAGTTGGTTTTGTCATTGCGGTATTAATTATTAGTATGCTGACTGGTGTATTTGGTAAAAACGCTATCTATTGGAGTATGATCCTCAGCCTTATCGGAATGCTGTTAATGCAACAATTGGCTACACCAAAAGAGTTACTCGTTGTGCCAACAAAAGAACAACGTGCAAAATCGTTGTCGATGAAAACATTATGGAGTATTAAAGGCTTCCCTATTGTTTTATTAATCGTTACGCTATTGCAGGGCGCACATGCTTCTTATTACAGCTACGGCTATATTTATTTAGGTGATTTACATGTTGATCCATTCTATATGGGAATGATTATTAACATCGCCGTTATTTGCGAAATCATCTATTTTATGAAGGCAGATACACTATTTAAAAAATGGCGTTCATCTTCTTTATTACTTTTAGCTGCAAGTGGTTCTTCCTTACGTTGGTTACTGATTTACCTATTCCCTAATGTCTGGGTATTTATCGCCTCTCAAACATTGCACGCATTATCATTTGCACTCGCACATTTCGCTTTTATTGGCTATTTAACAAAAACATTGCCGAAGGAGCAAATTCCGAATGCACAAGGCCTTTACTCGGCATTAGCAATGGGATTAAGTACAGCTATCCTTACATTTTTAGGTGGCTATTTATACGAAATTTCGCCTGGACTATCATTTGCAGCAATGCTTATTTGTACTATTCCAGCAATCGGTATATTGCTTGCTACTAGAAATAAATATCAATATTAAAAAACAAGCAGGTGAAGACATTGGATCTTCACCTGCTTTTCTATATGCTCACCTTGGATAATAAGAAAATCCAGGATATTTTACAACCGGCCACTTTTCCTTTCTTAAAACATTGAGAAGTTCAGGACCAACATGTAAATTGCTCTTTACTATTTCAGCTGGAGTTAAAGCCATCCATTGATTTAACGAGACATCCTGAAATCTATCACTTTTAAACATTTCAAGGAACCATAATGTCTCAGTACCGGTATTCTCAATATAATGACCATTTGCAAACGGCACATAACCTACATCTCCTGCACGATAATCGAATGTTCTAGCCACACCGTTAGCTGCAAACACTGTCATACGACCTTTTCCTTGAAGATAATATTGCCATTCGTCGTTATTCGGATGCCAATGCATCTCTCGCATAGCACCGGGCTCAATTTCTACAAGTGCGGCTGCAATATTTTTGGAAATTGGAAAGTTTGTAGAATCCACAATTCTAACACTGCCACCAGGTGTTTTGATAGGAGTTTGTGTAAGTAGACGATGTTTGAAGGTTTGAGGGACTTTACCGTATGGGGATTGTACCTTCTGTGTGTCGATAGGTCCTGGAACTTTATCTTGATAAATATAGACCTGTTCTTTCGGGATTTGGTTAAAAGCGCTAATAGGGACGCCAAAATTGGAAGACAGCACATCTTTAGGAGTATGAGCAAACCAATCAGATATAGAAAATGTATTAAGATCTGAGAAATTTCCATCATCAAACACCAGTAGAAATTCACAGCCATCTTCAAGACCTTGTATGGAATGAGGAATTCCTGGTGGGAAATACCATAAGTCCCCCGGTCCTACATCAGCAATAAAATTATGTCCATTTTGATCAACAGCTGTAATGCGTGCATGACCAAGAAGCATATACGACCATTCTGCTTGTTGATGCCAATGAAGCTCACGTACTCCACCTGGTGTCAAACTCATATTGACCCCTGCCAATGTAGTAGCAATTGGCAATTCACGAGCAGTAATTTCCCGGGACCAACCGCCATGATTTAAGGTCATATACGTATCAGAAAAAGAGAACTTTAAATTAGGTACAAGTCCAGCATCTGTTATTGGAGGGACAAGCATATCAGGGTTTTCCAGATCCCTCATAACATCTCTTGGCCCTTTATCTACCCCTCCCGCCCCATCTTTCCGAATAGGCTGTGGAACATATGAATAGCCCTCTGGCATGTTCTCCAATGATTCACCTCTTCATAAAGAAATCGTTATTTAAATATGTATGGATTCTTTACTTGGATTATTCATTACTCGTTGTTAAAAAATAGAACCACCCAGAGTTGAAAAAACAATGACTTGTTTGTCTTTTAATACAATCTCTCGCTCTTTTTTCATCCCCATATTAATCGCTACTTTTTGAGATGCTGAATTGCCAATTTGAATAAGGGCTATTAACTTATTTAAAGATAATTCTTTTTCACCATAAGCTCTCAAAGCTTTCGCCACTTCTGTCGCATAACCCATCGCCCAAAAATTTGGTGCAATCCAGTAGCCTATTTCGATTTGTTCTTCCTCCATAATGCTTTGAGGCACAAGTCCTGCATGTCCAATTCGTTCGTTGGTTGCTTTTAGTTCAATTATTTTCAATCCATATGCTTCATTCTTTTCATAAGACTCAAAAATCCAATTTAAAAAACTTCTAGCTTGCTCTTCGTTACGAGTTTCGCCGCTTCCAATGTACTGCATCACCTGTTCATTTGATAACAGTGATTGTAATAAATCAAAATCCTCTTCTTTATAATCTCTAAGTTTCAATCTTTTAGTTTCTAACATGATTAACCTCACTTTCTAAAACTTTTATATTATTTCAGGTGTTGACCATTTTTATCCAGCCTTATTAATTAAAAAGCTCTGATTTCCGCAACAGGCTACAATTAGTTGAACATGGGGTATATTAGCAAAACACTCCTTTTATCATTCAATAATAAACCTATTTTTCCTAATCAACATGCCTGATATCATTTTCAAGAATATAATGAATAATTTCCCGTGATTTGACCACCAAGTACAGATAACAATCTTCTAGCCTCATCCGAACAAGAATACTCGAAATTATGTCTTTGGGCTAACATTTTGCTTGGCAGTAACGACAAAGGATAAACCCTTGTCGTTACTACCTTTTCATTTGAATCATTATTTATTGTATATACATTATTTTATACATTGTTGTCGTGCCAGCTTTTGCGGTTGGATAGAGTGTATAAAATCCTGTATAAATTGTTGAGGGGGTTTGATATAAAAAATAACAGCTGGACCTTTATGGAACAATAGCGTTCAAAACCTCTATATTTTGGTCACTATTAGTTTCTATTCGTTCATTATTAGGTGTTGTGACTGCTACTTCTTTATTAGTTTCTATTAGTTTTCTATTCACTTTAGAAGTTTGCTTTGATTGGGTTCAACTAAAGGGAAAAGCAAAGGAGGAATCATTTTATAGAGGAAGGTTTGACATCTGGTTCTAAACATGTTGGTGTTAATGGCTTTTTTACTGATAACCATGTAGCGTTATTCGAACATTAAGAGAGCGATTCTTTCGTTATCGACTTTGTAAATACTTACATATTCTTATAGACATATGGTTTTCATTCGATAAACTGATTATAAAACCATCTAAGGAGTTCTCACTATGCCACCGTTAATTTCAACCCTATTGTTTTACAGCACCACCATTTATTTCGTTTCCTTACTTTTATTTGTGTTTTTCAGAGTTATTGTTTTTAATTTTGCTTTAAAAGATATTAAACGCCCGTTAAGTATCGGATACGATATATCCCTATTTATCTTTACATCCGTTTGGTTATTGAGTTTACACATGAAGGATATTATTTATTACGGCTACGACTCCCCCGCATTATTTATAGCTGCATCGGCTTATGTATTTTCGATTTTCGACTTTATATACAATTATATTCTCTACAAAAAGAAAAAATCCACGAGTCCATAACTCGTGGATTTTTTACTCTTATCGAGAGTAAGGTACGAACGCAATATACGAATTCTTTGTAACCACCTGTCCCGATTTCGAATTACCATTACTATCTGTATAAGGTATTTGAGTAAACCGCGTTTCCACCCTCGCTCCACCTAAAGATTGAGCGATGAAAGTAACGTCCACTTTATCTCCGACTTTCGGCATAGGGAAATCTACAGTGGTACTCGTAATCGCCGTTGCGCCAAAATAAACAGTGAAAATCGTCCCTACAATTTTGAGTGAACCCAAAATTGTTGTTGCAGCAAGAACAATCTCCTGTTTAAGTTTTGCTTTTTCTACCGCAGCTTTATCATAAACAAATGGCTTTGCTTGAACTGACCCCGTCATTTTCACCGTTGGGTAAATTACATGCGAACCAATAGCTGGCATCAGATGTATTGAAGTATAAACAAGGCATTTGCTATGCAAAATCAAACCTTTTAGCAGCATTGTTACGTTCGCAAGGTATTCCAACAGGTTTCTGTTATCAACGATTAATGTTGTTTGATACCCCAGAAAAAGGATATTCGATTCACGCTATGAATGCTGTATATCTTAAATCCCATAATAAGTGGATACGATTAGATGCTCGTGGAAACAAAACTGGCGTTAATGCTCAGTTTTCAATAGATGAAGAAAAATTAGCTTTTCCAATTAACAAGGAACTTGGTGAAAAAGATTATTCTGTTATTTTTATAAAGCCAAACCACAAAACCATTGCTGTATTAAAGGAGCATACTGACGTATTGGAAATGTATGAGCACTATTTACCTGAAAGTCTATAACATGGCTTTAAGTAATTAACGCTTATCGTAATAATTTTGTAAAAAAACTCTATTTTTATCAAAATTTAAACAAAGTTTTTTAATTCTTTCATTTCAAACCATTTACTTTTATGAATCGGGAGCGTGTAATTGTTATCAAAGATCTCTGGAGTAAGAAAGGAACCATTAGCGATAGAAAGCTCTGACTGATCCCTTTCAGTTTTAGAATATTGAACGACCTTCTCTTTGTTGTATCTATTCTGCTATCACCAATATTCCAAACCTAGATGTTTGTTTGTTTAATACACTATCCCTCGCATGCTACAATTAATTTGTATTTCTTCTAAAGAAAGGATGTTTTTAATGAAAGAGTATTTTGTCAAACAAGCGAATTGTATTCTTCGCTATAACGACTTCCCAGGAAAAGAAATACCCGTTTTATTTATCCACGGACTTGGATGTGCGGGATCCTTTGATTATCCACAGGTGGCAACTTAGGAAGCACTAAAAAAACATCGTTGTATTATAGTGGACCTTTTAGGTTCTGGCTATAGCGACAAACCAGATGACTTCAATTACACAGTCAAAGATCATGCGGAATATCTTGCAGAATTTGTTACCTCCATCGGGTTAGAATCTTTTATTTTATTCGGTCACAGTTTAGGTGGAGCTGTAGCACTTTCTTTAGCAGAAAAATGCCTTGAACGTATTGATAAAATTATTTTAAGTGAAGCCAATTTAGACAAAAGTAGTGTTGGATCAACCAGCAAGTACATTGCTGATTGTGATATGCAAGAATTTCTGGAAAATGGTTTTAACGATTTGGTACAAGAAAGCCAAGAAAGTGGCAATCAAATGTGGGCAGCATCATTAGCTTTATGGTCACCTAGAGCAGCCTATCTCATTTCTAAATCAGCAGCAAATGGTGAAGAGCCATCGTGGAGAGAAATATTATACTCACTCGATTGCCCTAAAACATTTATCTTTGGCGAAAATTCACTACCTGATTCAGATATGCAAGTACTCGATGCACATGGTATTCATATCGAAATTGTAAAAAATGCAGGGCACTCCATGGCTTGGGAAAATCCAATAGGTTTGGCTAAAGCAATTGAAAACGGTATACAAAGAAAATGAGTATACATATAATTAGCTTTTAAGCATCTGATTAATGGCTTTGGTTAAATTAAATCAGGCCATTTTTCAACTTATAGACATGGCGTTTTAACAAAAGCCATCCTCAACATTTTGAGCGATGTATTAATCGAACTTGATTTGTGTTTAATCCTCATATTGTTGATTTTTTTATTCCCCAATTTACTCAGATAATTTATAATTCGAAGTAATGAAAGGGAAGATTTTCAATGAAAAACAGTTTTATATCGAAATTAAAAGCCTATGCAAAAAGTTTAAAACAAAATTTGTTTGTACTTTATCTGTCTTATAAAGATCCAAGAACCCCTTGGTATGCGAAGCTTTTGGCAATGTTCGTGGTTGCATATGCCTTTAGTCCAATAGATTTAATACCAGATTTTATTCCTGTTCTCGGATTTCTTGATGACCTGATAATTGTACCTTTGGGAATTATCCTCGCTTTAAAACTAATTCCACCACATGTGATAGAAGATAATAAAGAAGCCGCAGAAAAATTAAAACAAAACGGAAAACCAAAGAATTGGTTTGTTGGTGTGCTTTTTATTATTATTTGGATTATCTTTGCAGTTTGGATTAGTAACATTATTTTTCATCATATTTAAAATATGGCTCAAATATAATAACATTGTTGCATAGAAAGAAAACTAATTTTTTAGGAGGATTTTTATGTTCCAAACTTTAGACCATTTTTTGAAATCTTGGGAGTTTGAAGCTGGTGCTACACAGAAACTACTAAATAATTTAACTGATGAATCGCTTGAACAGGAAATAACTTCACAAAATTGGACTTTAGGACGTATTGCTTGGCATACTGTTACTGCTATTCGTATTATTACTTCGAATACAAACCTTACGTTCGAAGCCCCATCTAAAGATTATCCCGTTCCTACTTCAGCTCAGTTTATAACAGACAGCTATCACGAAGCTAGTAATGCTTTTGTACAGGCATTAAAAACACAATGGAATGACCATACAATGAATGAAAGTATTGAATTTATTGGTCAACAAATGCCAAATGGTTCATTATTGATGTTTTTGATTCAACATCAAAGCCACCATCGAGGACAAATGACCGTTCTTATGCGACAGGCAGGATTAATTGTTCCAGGTATTTATGGTCCAGCAAAAGAGGAATGGGCAAATTTTGGTATGGAAGCCCCACAAATGTAATCCAATAAAAAATTCCTATCTATATCTAAATATATTGAATCTATTTTGATTGATCTTCTTTCAAAATAGATTTTTTTGTTTCCTTGCCTAAAAAGGATTATATGAGATCTTTTTATCAAACTATATCGAGTTCATCTGCTATCTAAAATCGCTTGCAATTCTTCTTCACGTCTAACTGCATATGTTACATTTCCAGATAACTCAAAGGTCTTCTACTCTCTACCATGATTTCACATCACTTCCTGCGCAAAATTTTTCGATAATCGGAAAAATGTTATTGAAATACACATCCATTAAGGATTCCAACGTTACGGCAGATTTCCATGTACAATGGGTACCCCGCAAAAACAAACAGAAAAACGCTGAGGTATTTAGAATTTTCCTAAAAAACAGTCTATTCAATTTGCAATATGTTATAATTTTCCTAAGTGAAAAAGGAGGTACAAGTCCAATGGTAAAAAAATAAAAAAATAAAATGAGAAAATCTTAAAATATTTTATTGTCTTTAGAATAAACATGCAGATTTTCTCTTTCATTAATATCTAAAAAAATAGAGGAGAAATAACATGTTAAATAAATTAAGTGATACTATTTATTATTTATCAAATCAAGATGATAGAGAACGACCAGCATTAGGATTGGTGTGTGGTGACGAATATAGTCTAATTATAGATTCTGGCAATTCAACTCAACATGCTAAAGATTTTTTACTAGAAATTGAGAAACTAAATGTACCGCCTATCAAATATTTGGTCATTACACATGCGCATTGGGATCACTTCCTTGGTATGAATGAATTTGATGCAACTGTTATAGTTAATAGTCAAACTAACGAAATGTTAAAAGAATGGCAAAGTTATAAATTTGATGATAATTCACTGCAAAAGTATGTTAATACCAATCAGATGAGTGCTAAGTGTATGGAGATAATACAAGCTGATATACCAAACAGAGGCAGTTTTAAATTGAATTCTCCAGAGGTAATCTTTGAAAATACAATAACCATTGATTTAGGTAATAAAATTTGCATAATTGAAAGAATCAAAAGTACTCATACAGACGACTCTACAATTATTTATATTCCTGATGAAAAAGTTATTTTTTTAGGTGATTCTGCATATGGTACAACCACAAATTTTCTTTTTCATTTCAAGCAATCATTGTTATTTCCTATGATTAAAGACATTAAAAAATATGATGCTGAAATGTTTCTACTTGGTCATGAATCGATTTGTGATTCTAATGAAAT
Proteins encoded in this region:
- a CDS encoding DinB family protein, coding for MFQTLDHFLKSWEFEAGATQKLLNNLTDESLEQEITSQNWTLGRIAWHTVTAIRIITSNTNLTFEAPSKDYPVPTSAQFITDSYHEASNAFVQALKTQWNDHTMNESIEFIGQQMPNGSLLMFLIQHQSHHRGQMTVLMRQAGLIVPGIYGPAKEEWANFGMEAPQM
- a CDS encoding MBL fold metallo-hydrolase, encoding MLNKLSDTIYYLSNQDDRERPALGLVCGDEYSLIIDSGNSTQHAKDFLLEIEKLNVPPIKYLVITHAHWDHFLGMNEFDATVIVNSQTNEMLKEWQSYKFDDNSLQKYVNTNQMSAKCMEIIQADIPNRGSFKLNSPEVIFENTITIDLGNKICIIERIKSTHTDDSTIIYIPDEKVIFLGDSAYGTTTNFLFHFKQSLLFPMIKDIKKYDAEMFLLGHESICDSNEMNIYWEELTTASRVVKSTSLENAIECFKVENKRDPNDNELFFLQAFVNDHIVQSQ